The following proteins are encoded in a genomic region of Brachypodium distachyon strain Bd21 chromosome 1, Brachypodium_distachyon_v3.0, whole genome shotgun sequence:
- the LOC100833945 gene encoding E3 ubiquitin-protein ligase EL5 encodes MAVTASTVAAAATMLAAVAAIFLSFVLCFYICLCAKRSSARASSPPPPPGSGVLAHLRYLFCGSSSPATTDSSSPSSGAALWFYDGGLDDASMASLPKKEVSKGDAATDCAVCITELAPGDTARVLPRCGHGFHVDCVDMWLKSHSTCPLCRCPAVDSPPLPPAPVHAPEADPDSPNFPTNVLFFGSQDDVSTGRAQPQPQLPALVTTAAAQAEAPPASGVIGLRRLLGCGGSSSPPQQQQDIEMGLAPGGENCAPHQAAGSS; translated from the coding sequence ATGGCGGTGACGGCttcgacggtggcggcggcggcgacgatgctggcggcggtggcggccatcttcctctccttcgTGCTCTGCTTCTACATCTGCCTCTGCGCCAAGCGCTCCTCCGCCAGAGCAAgctccccgcctcctccccccggcagcggcgtccTCGCGCACCTGCGGTACTTGTTCtgcggctcctcctcccccgccaccACGGACTCCTCTTccccctcctccggcgccgctcTCTGGTTCTACGACGGAGGCCTGGACGACGCCTCCATGGCGTCCCTGCCCAAGAAGGAGGTCTCCAAGGGGGACGCCGCCACGGACTGCGCCGTGTGCATCACCGAGCTGGCACCCGGGGACACGGCCCGCGTGCTGCCCCGCTGCGGCCATGGCTTCCACGTCGACTGCGTCGACATGTGGCTCAAGTCCCACTCCACCTGCCCGCTCTGCCGCTGCCCCGCCGTCGACTCCccgccgctcccgccggcgcccgtgCACGCGCCCGAGGCCGACCCGGACTCCCCCAACTTCCCCACCAACGTCCTCTTCTTCGGGTCGCAGGATGACGTCAGCACCGGCCGCGcccagccgcagccgcagctgcCGGCCTTggtgacgacggcggcggcacagGCAGAAGCGCCGCCGGCTTCTGGCGTGATTGGGCTGCGGCGGCTTCTCGGGTGTGGCGGCTCGTCGTCGCcccctcagcagcagcaggacaTAGAGATGGGGCTCGCCCCCGGCGGCGAGAACTGCGCGCCGCACCAAGCAGCGGGCTCTTCTTGA